A part of Pseudanabaena sp. BC1403 genomic DNA contains:
- a CDS encoding Rpn family recombination-promoting nuclease/putative transposase codes for MYDNTCKFLAETFPEDFACWLLGNPIPLTKLEPSELSAEPIRADSVIFLESSEMVVHLEFQTKTDDAMAYRMANYWLRLYGKYPTKAIHQTVIYLKPTKSPLAYQTSFKSQQLNHEFNVIRLWEQPTDIFRQYLGLLPLAVLTQTSNPEETLREVAKQIDHIADKRVQSNVAASTAIISGIALDKAIIQRLLRSEIMKDSVIYQDILLEGKAEGKAEGKAEGKAETARQIALNMLLSNVSTDLVAQFTGLTLKQVQKLQKISTKKTKMPKSSKPKRSPKS; via the coding sequence ATGTATGACAATACCTGCAAATTCCTAGCCGAAACCTTTCCCGAAGACTTTGCCTGTTGGCTCTTGGGGAATCCAATTCCACTAACCAAACTCGAACCATCGGAACTCTCCGCCGAGCCTATCCGTGCGGATTCTGTCATATTTCTGGAGTCTTCAGAAATGGTTGTGCATTTGGAGTTCCAGACCAAAACCGATGACGCAATGGCATATCGGATGGCGAACTATTGGTTGAGGCTTTACGGTAAATATCCGACTAAAGCAATTCATCAAACTGTCATTTATTTAAAGCCAACAAAATCACCACTTGCATACCAAACCAGCTTTAAATCGCAGCAGCTAAACCATGAATTTAATGTCATCCGTCTCTGGGAACAACCCACTGATATCTTTCGGCAATACCTTGGACTATTGCCACTAGCTGTCTTAACCCAAACGAGCAACCCTGAAGAAACTTTAAGGGAAGTGGCGAAACAAATTGATCATATTGCCGATAAACGAGTACAAAGTAACGTAGCAGCTTCTACCGCTATAATATCGGGTATAGCCTTAGACAAAGCAATCATTCAAAGACTACTAAGGAGTGAAATCATGAAAGACTCAGTGATTTATCAGGATATTTTACTGGAAGGCAAAGCTGAAGGCAAAGCCGAAGGCAAAGCTGAAGGTAAAGCTGAAACTGCCCGTCAAATAGCTCTAAACATGTTGCTTTCTAATGTCTCTACAGATTTAGTTGCCCAATTTACAGGACTGACTCTTAAGCAAGTGCAAAAGCTGC